One genomic region from Chlamydiota bacterium encodes:
- a CDS encoding IscS subfamily cysteine desulfurase, protein MKLPIYMDCHSTTPLDPRVLEEMLPLFKDNFGNAASRHHPFGWRAEEKVEEARLRVARLVNAESREIIFTSGATESNNLALKGVARTYREMGNHMITCVTEHKSVLDPCKSLEREGFRVTYLPVDSSGILNVAQVEQAIEKETILISVMAANNEIGTLHPLREIGELAKERRIIFHTDVTQAAGKIPLDVNEMGIDLMSFSAHKMYGPKGVGALYVRHKNPRIKLTPLIEGGGHEWGLRSGTLNVPGIAGFGKACEIAEKEGSEESIQILHLREKLRKGILGSLEDVYINGDVEKRLPHNLNLSFAYVEGESLLMGIHDEIAVSSGAACSSANLEPSYVLKALGVQEGLAETSIRFGLGRFNTEEEVDYVIKKVVEVARHLRELSPIYEVFKQGRGILERRA, encoded by the coding sequence ATGAAATTACCGATTTACATGGATTGTCATTCAACAACCCCTTTAGATCCGAGGGTGTTAGAGGAGATGCTGCCTCTTTTTAAGGACAATTTTGGGAATGCAGCAAGTCGCCACCACCCCTTTGGATGGAGAGCCGAAGAAAAAGTTGAGGAGGCAAGGCTGAGAGTGGCCCGACTGGTGAATGCTGAAAGTAGAGAAATTATTTTTACCAGTGGAGCAACCGAATCCAATAATCTGGCCCTGAAAGGAGTTGCCCGGACTTATCGAGAAATGGGGAATCATATGATTACCTGTGTCACCGAACACAAATCTGTTTTAGATCCGTGCAAATCGCTTGAACGGGAAGGGTTTCGGGTGACGTATTTACCCGTGGATTCTTCTGGAATTTTAAATGTTGCTCAGGTTGAGCAAGCGATTGAAAAAGAAACGATTTTGATTTCGGTGATGGCCGCCAACAATGAAATCGGCACTCTTCATCCGCTTCGTGAAATAGGTGAACTTGCGAAGGAACGCCGGATTATTTTTCATACCGATGTGACTCAAGCGGCTGGGAAAATTCCTTTGGATGTAAATGAAATGGGAATTGATCTTATGAGCTTTTCAGCGCATAAAATGTATGGGCCTAAAGGCGTGGGGGCCCTTTATGTGCGTCACAAAAATCCTAGAATCAAACTGACTCCCCTGATCGAGGGCGGGGGGCATGAATGGGGTTTAAGATCTGGAACGCTGAATGTTCCCGGCATTGCAGGTTTTGGCAAGGCTTGTGAAATTGCTGAAAAAGAGGGAAGTGAAGAATCTATTCAAATTCTCCATTTAAGGGAAAAATTACGCAAGGGAATTCTGGGAAGCCTGGAAGACGTTTATATCAATGGAGATGTTGAGAAAAGACTCCCTCATAATTTAAACTTAAGTTTTGCTTATGTCGAAGGGGAATCCCTTTTGATGGGAATTCATGATGAGATTGCTGTTTCAAGCGGGGCGGCTTGTTCTTCGGCCAATTTAGAGCCTTCGTATGTTTTAAAGGCATTGGGGGTTCAAGAAGGTTTGGCTGAAACCTCCATTCGATTTGGATTGGGACGGTTCAATACAGAAGAGGAAGTAGATTATGTGATCAAGAAGGTGGTAGAAGTGGCCCGGCATCTTCGAGAATTATCACCGATTTATGAAGTGTTTAAGCAGGGGAGAGGCATTTTAGAAAGGAGAGCGTGA
- a CDS encoding iron-sulfur cluster assembly accessory protein has translation MIHLTEGAVREVKRMMEREKRPGAGLRLGVKGGGCSGYSYAIDLDEQSKEGDKVFEAGGFKVFVDGKSYFLLNGSTLDYVKGTMGASFTFLNPNAKGSCGCGASFNV, from the coding sequence ATGATTCATTTAACAGAGGGTGCGGTTAGAGAAGTTAAAAGAATGATGGAGCGAGAGAAGCGTCCGGGCGCGGGACTTCGCTTGGGCGTTAAGGGAGGGGGATGCTCGGGTTATTCTTACGCCATTGATCTGGATGAGCAAAGTAAAGAGGGGGATAAGGTTTTTGAAGCGGGAGGCTTTAAGGTTTTTGTAGATGGGAAAAGTTATTTTCTTCTGAACGGGAGTACGCTGGATTATGTGAAAGGGACCATGGGCGCAAGCTTTACCTTTTTAAATCCTAATGCGAAGGGGAGTTGTGGATGTGGTGCTTCCTTTAACGTTTAG
- a CDS encoding DUF21 domain-containing protein yields MALDLIFKCISLIFLLVLSAFFSGAETGLFSLSSVRVHRLKEEKKKGVFLIEQLLHDPQKVLATLLLSNLFVVVFSTALAEEIASTLWGSRGLEICILVMSLVVLIFCEIIPKVIAVSRSEKVSLQVAPALKLVMFLIAPLRKLFLGIAVFFIRPILKKNHPIKESITESITPEQLKTATEMGHQEGILSIEESHMLDGILELKKKRASELMTPRSKIFAFEIRTPLLTIYQEILDKKFSRIPIFKGELDEVVGILYAKDLIMKEVVELAAIQIYDFLRNPFFVSDSIKADILLKSFKSRRQHIALCRDEYQKISGLITLDDLTEAIVGKTAREMGQDP; encoded by the coding sequence ATGGCTCTGGATCTCATCTTTAAATGTATCAGTCTTATTTTTCTTCTGGTTCTCTCGGCCTTTTTTTCAGGGGCTGAAACGGGTCTTTTTTCTTTAAGCTCAGTTCGTGTTCATCGTTTAAAAGAGGAGAAGAAAAAAGGAGTTTTTTTAATCGAGCAGCTTTTGCACGATCCTCAAAAAGTTTTGGCTACCCTTCTTTTGTCTAATTTATTTGTCGTCGTTTTTTCAACTGCCTTGGCCGAAGAAATTGCTTCTACCCTTTGGGGCTCCCGAGGTCTTGAAATTTGTATTTTGGTGATGAGTTTGGTTGTTTTGATTTTCTGTGAAATTATTCCGAAGGTCATCGCCGTTTCTCGTTCGGAAAAGGTGTCCCTACAAGTCGCCCCTGCTCTGAAACTTGTGATGTTTTTGATCGCTCCTTTACGTAAATTGTTCCTGGGAATTGCCGTTTTTTTCATTCGGCCAATCTTAAAGAAGAACCATCCGATCAAAGAATCCATCACGGAATCCATCACGCCAGAGCAACTTAAAACAGCAACTGAAATGGGACATCAAGAGGGCATTTTAAGCATAGAAGAATCTCATATGCTGGATGGAATTTTAGAGTTAAAGAAAAAAAGGGCCTCAGAACTCATGACGCCGCGTTCAAAGATTTTTGCTTTTGAGATCCGTACGCCACTTCTCACAATCTATCAAGAAATTCTCGATAAAAAATTTTCTCGAATTCCTATTTTTAAGGGAGAACTAGATGAGGTGGTCGGGATTCTTTACGCAAAAGATTTAATCATGAAGGAAGTGGTTGAATTGGCAGCGATTCAAATTTATGATTTTCTAAGAAACCCTTTTTTTGTTTCTGACTCGATAAAGGCGGATATCCTTTTAAAGTCATTTAAGTCTCGTCGCCAACACATTGCGTTATGCCGTGATGAATATCAAAAAATTTCCGGATTAATTACCTTGGATGATTTAACAGAAGCCATTGTTGGGAAAACAGCGAGGGAGATGGGGCAAGATCCATGA
- a CDS encoding HlyC/CorC family transporter translates to MSGFICFMVIGMCLAVQAFFAALEIAFLSVNRIEIRQLAQRPSRRAKAVEFFLRRPVNYLATTMIGVNVAVVVSASFLTHWARNAFEPQNASFMTALFLWPITLLFGEFIPMSLALAHPLKVGLWGVWILRIAYFILYPLIRGIGYFSDWMNRFLGGVKGETVPYLTREELRLLFKGGEKEIFDKTEEHMIRGVFEFHKVKVRDIMVPLEQVVQHSTQGTIGDLKKLIFDSAFSRIPIYQKNPFQIVGTLHAMDLMGLEDELSIEEVMRKPFKVFQFAPISEVLRALKIRKEYMAIVVDLHGRSVGIVTLEDILEEIVGDIEDEYDVQMNG, encoded by the coding sequence ATGAGTGGATTCATTTGCTTTATGGTGATTGGAATGTGTTTAGCCGTTCAAGCCTTTTTTGCGGCACTTGAGATTGCATTTCTTTCCGTTAATCGAATTGAAATCCGGCAACTGGCCCAGCGTCCAAGTCGAAGGGCCAAAGCAGTCGAATTTTTTTTAAGACGACCTGTGAACTATTTAGCAACCACGATGATTGGCGTGAATGTGGCTGTGGTGGTTAGCGCTTCTTTTCTAACCCACTGGGCAAGAAATGCCTTTGAACCTCAAAATGCATCTTTCATGACAGCCCTTTTTCTTTGGCCCATCACCCTTCTCTTTGGAGAATTTATCCCGATGAGTCTGGCGCTTGCGCATCCCTTAAAGGTAGGTTTGTGGGGAGTATGGATTTTGAGAATCGCTTATTTTATTTTGTATCCCTTGATTCGAGGAATTGGATATTTTTCAGATTGGATGAATCGTTTTTTAGGAGGAGTCAAAGGAGAAACAGTCCCCTATTTAACGCGAGAGGAGTTGCGTCTCTTATTTAAGGGGGGAGAAAAGGAAATTTTTGATAAGACAGAAGAACACATGATTCGCGGTGTTTTTGAATTTCATAAAGTAAAGGTAAGAGACATCATGGTTCCTCTGGAACAGGTGGTTCAGCATTCAACTCAAGGGACGATAGGCGATTTAAAGAAATTAATTTTTGATTCAGCCTTTTCAAGAATTCCTATTTATCAAAAGAACCCTTTCCAGATTGTAGGAACCCTTCACGCCATGGATTTGATGGGTTTGGAAGATGAGCTTTCGATCGAAGAGGTGATGCGAAAGCCTTTTAAAGTATTTCAATTTGCACCTATTTCTGAGGTCTTAAGGGCTTTGAAGATTCGAAAAGAGTACATGGCCATCGTTGTAGACCTTCATGGTCGAAGTGTGGGGATTGTGACGTTAGAAGATATCTTAGAAGAGATCGTAGGGGATATTGAAGACGAGTACGATGTTCAAATGAACGGTTAA
- a CDS encoding PilT/PilU family type 4a pilus ATPase produces MNDTIVLDKPVKSFGDFFPLLLKLKASDLHLQVGSPPIFRIAGVPKKLGKELVTTEILKNWIREILPQEKYELLLKKRDMDHSYSVENYGRLRINLFFQRGHLSLAGRLVPTQVPSMEGLHLPEVLKNISELHDGLVIVAGVTGCGKSTTLAAMIEHINQTRNCHILTVEDPIEYLYTNKKALINQREIGIDTESFKEALKYALREDPNIILIGEMRDAETVQFGLNAAETGHLVFGTIHSSNSAQTIGRMIDLFPPDQHYQMRQALQFNLRSVISQKLLPCIKEGVQRVPAVEVMIVDATIRELIRQGQDLKIHNAIRGGTALGMQDYNQSLLGLVKEGLISQEVAIRVSPNPEAFRMNMKGIFLDDEKAIF; encoded by the coding sequence ATGAATGACACGATCGTTTTAGATAAACCTGTCAAATCCTTTGGAGACTTCTTCCCGCTTCTTTTAAAACTGAAGGCCTCGGACCTTCATCTCCAAGTCGGATCTCCCCCCATTTTTCGCATTGCTGGAGTGCCCAAAAAACTTGGGAAAGAACTCGTCACTACTGAAATTTTAAAAAATTGGATTAGGGAAATTCTCCCCCAAGAAAAATATGAGCTCCTTCTTAAAAAGAGGGATATGGACCACTCTTACTCGGTTGAAAATTATGGTCGGCTTAGAATTAATCTTTTTTTTCAGAGGGGGCATCTCAGCCTTGCAGGTCGTTTGGTTCCAACACAAGTTCCATCCATGGAAGGGCTGCATCTTCCTGAAGTGTTAAAAAATATTTCTGAACTCCATGATGGGCTTGTCATTGTAGCCGGAGTTACAGGATGCGGAAAATCAACCACTCTGGCTGCGATGATCGAACATATTAACCAGACACGAAATTGCCACATTCTCACAGTCGAAGATCCCATCGAGTACCTCTATACCAATAAAAAAGCTCTCATTAATCAGCGAGAAATTGGGATTGATACTGAGTCTTTTAAAGAAGCTTTAAAATATGCCCTCAGAGAAGATCCTAACATTATTCTTATTGGAGAAATGAGAGATGCCGAAACGGTTCAATTTGGCTTGAATGCCGCTGAGACGGGACACCTTGTTTTTGGAACCATTCATAGTTCAAACTCCGCTCAAACCATTGGAAGAATGATTGACCTTTTTCCACCCGATCAACATTATCAAATGCGTCAAGCGCTTCAATTTAATCTTAGATCCGTGATTTCCCAAAAGCTCCTTCCCTGCATTAAAGAAGGGGTTCAGAGAGTTCCTGCTGTTGAAGTTATGATTGTAGATGCCACGATCCGAGAACTGATTCGTCAGGGACAAGACCTCAAAATTCATAACGCCATTCGCGGAGGTACGGCACTCGGCATGCAAGATTATAATCAATCCTTGCTTGGCCTTGTAAAAGAGGGTCTTATCTCACAAGAGGTTGCCATACGCGTTTCGCCCAATCCTGAAGCCTTTCGAATGAACATGAAGGGTATTTTTCTAGACGACGAAAAAGCTATCTTTTAA
- a CDS encoding GTP-binding protein, producing the protein MAKNSQAAKMNIVIVGHVDHGKSTVIGRLLSDTHSLPQGKLDQVKAECARNSKPFEYAFLLDALKDEQAQGITIDTARSFFKSQKREYIIIDAPGHIEFLKNMISGAARAEAALLVIDAKEGVQENSKRHGYLLSMLGIRQVAVCINKMDLVEYSEKVFKEIEKEYRTFLKPISLEPTAFIPIAAMLGENMVETSKNLQWYHGKTILEMLDSFEKAPSLENKPFRMSVQAIYKFTEEGDDRRIVAGRVESGSIAVGDSVVFLPSHKRSEIKTIEEFHAPARKRVIAGTSTGFTLKEQIYINRGDVMCKSGEEHPLVSSLFQAEIFWMGKSPMVMNKEYKLKIGTASTPIQIHEIKRVFDASELKKSEDKKQIDRHEVAQCVLECARPIAFDLAQIIEATGRFVIIDQYDIAGGGIISALVRDKEAHLREQVEAREMNWDFSIVDPKEREIRYGHAPKLILLTGKVGVDKKTIAKEVEKSIFERGGKTYFLGIGNLLRGLDADVEKNKSTRKEHVRRLGEVSHILMDAGLIVLATASNLNDGELKLLQELTDRSSMVVVNVGENHFREGIVDLNLSAQDSALKNAGKVLSFLESEKMIRSKT; encoded by the coding sequence ATGGCAAAAAACTCACAAGCAGCAAAAATGAACATCGTTATCGTCGGTCATGTCGATCATGGGAAAAGCACTGTGATTGGGCGCTTGCTTTCGGACACGCATTCTCTTCCTCAAGGCAAATTAGACCAAGTTAAAGCTGAGTGTGCGAGAAATTCAAAACCTTTCGAATATGCCTTTCTTTTGGATGCCTTAAAGGATGAACAAGCCCAAGGGATTACGATTGACACGGCCCGCTCGTTTTTTAAGAGCCAAAAACGTGAGTACATCATCATTGACGCCCCAGGTCATATTGAATTTTTAAAAAACATGATCAGCGGGGCTGCCCGAGCCGAGGCAGCACTCCTCGTGATTGACGCCAAGGAAGGCGTTCAGGAAAATTCAAAGCGGCATGGTTATTTGCTTTCCATGCTCGGAATTCGGCAAGTCGCCGTGTGCATCAATAAAATGGATTTGGTCGAGTACAGCGAAAAAGTTTTCAAAGAAATTGAAAAAGAATACAGAACTTTTTTAAAGCCCATCAGTCTTGAACCTACGGCATTTATTCCCATTGCAGCCATGCTGGGAGAGAATATGGTCGAAACTTCTAAAAATCTTCAGTGGTATCACGGGAAAACCATTTTAGAAATGTTGGATTCTTTTGAAAAAGCTCCCAGTTTAGAAAACAAACCTTTTCGCATGAGCGTTCAAGCCATTTACAAATTTACAGAAGAAGGAGACGATCGTCGTATTGTCGCAGGCCGAGTTGAATCAGGATCAATCGCTGTAGGAGACTCGGTTGTCTTTCTTCCCTCTCACAAAAGATCTGAAATAAAAACAATTGAAGAATTTCATGCCCCCGCTAGAAAGCGTGTCATCGCAGGCACCTCCACCGGGTTCACGCTGAAAGAGCAAATATACATCAATCGCGGGGATGTGATGTGTAAGAGTGGTGAAGAGCATCCCTTGGTGAGTTCACTTTTTCAAGCTGAAATTTTTTGGATGGGGAAATCCCCCATGGTCATGAATAAAGAATACAAACTCAAAATTGGAACTGCATCTACGCCCATCCAAATTCATGAGATTAAAAGGGTCTTTGATGCCTCCGAGCTTAAAAAATCTGAAGATAAGAAACAAATTGACCGCCATGAAGTCGCTCAATGCGTTCTGGAATGTGCCCGTCCTATCGCCTTTGATCTTGCCCAAATAATCGAGGCCACAGGACGATTTGTCATCATCGATCAATATGATATTGCGGGGGGAGGGATTATTTCAGCCTTGGTGAGAGACAAGGAAGCCCATTTGCGAGAACAAGTCGAGGCACGGGAAATGAACTGGGACTTTAGCATTGTCGATCCCAAAGAACGCGAGATTCGTTATGGACATGCGCCCAAACTCATTCTCCTCACAGGGAAAGTAGGAGTTGATAAGAAAACCATTGCCAAGGAAGTTGAAAAATCTATTTTTGAACGGGGGGGAAAAACTTATTTCCTTGGCATTGGAAACCTCTTACGCGGACTTGATGCGGACGTAGAAAAAAACAAGTCAACCCGTAAAGAACACGTTCGACGCTTGGGAGAAGTTTCTCATATTTTGATGGACGCAGGGCTTATTGTTCTTGCAACCGCAAGCAATTTGAACGATGGAGAATTAAAATTGCTTCAGGAGCTGACCGATCGCTCTTCTATGGTGGTGGTCAATGTGGGAGAGAATCATTTTCGAGAAGGAATTGTAGATTTAAATTTAAGCGCTCAGGATTCAGCACTTAAAAATGCTGGAAAGGTTCTCTCCTTCCTGGAATCCGAGAAAATGATTCGTTCAAAAACATGA
- a CDS encoding sulfate adenylyltransferase subunit 2, with translation MDHLEKLESQSVYILREGYSQFKNLVMLWSIGKDSTVLLWLARKAFLGHVPFPLVHIDTSYKIPEMIQYRDQLALEWHLNMVYGQNTQALKDRETFPDGALDRIACCKTLKTDALRNTLSGAWPRYRLDHAQKKYVLDENKEPYTGVIVGVRADEEGSRSKERYFSPRDKRNDWNVGDQPPELWNQFKTDFAPGTHIRIHPLLDWTELNIWEYIDRENIPVVPLYFDQGKGERYRSLGCYPCTFPVKSIAKNVKEIIGELKTGKFSNIAERSGRAQDKEDGGGLETLRREGYM, from the coding sequence ATGGATCATTTAGAAAAATTAGAGAGTCAATCGGTTTACATTCTTCGGGAGGGCTATAGCCAATTTAAGAATTTGGTGATGCTCTGGTCCATTGGTAAGGACAGCACGGTTCTTTTGTGGTTGGCCCGCAAGGCCTTCTTGGGTCATGTTCCCTTTCCGCTGGTGCATATTGATACGTCTTATAAAATTCCAGAAATGATTCAATATCGCGATCAATTGGCCTTAGAATGGCATCTCAACATGGTCTATGGCCAAAATACTCAGGCTTTGAAGGATAGAGAGACCTTTCCGGATGGGGCCCTTGACCGAATCGCTTGCTGTAAAACCCTCAAGACAGATGCTCTGAGAAATACTTTGTCCGGGGCTTGGCCAAGGTATCGCCTCGATCATGCCCAGAAAAAATATGTCTTAGATGAAAACAAAGAGCCTTACACTGGAGTGATTGTAGGGGTGCGAGCCGATGAAGAAGGAAGTCGCTCCAAAGAAAGATATTTTTCCCCTCGCGATAAGAGAAATGACTGGAATGTAGGAGACCAGCCACCGGAGCTCTGGAATCAATTCAAAACAGATTTTGCTCCTGGAACGCATATTCGGATTCATCCATTGCTAGATTGGACGGAACTGAATATCTGGGAATATATTGATCGGGAAAATATTCCCGTGGTCCCTCTTTATTTTGATCAGGGGAAAGGGGAGCGCTATCGATCCCTCGGCTGCTATCCTTGCACATTTCCCGTGAAATCGATCGCCAAGAATGTAAAAGAAATTATTGGAGAATTAAAAACTGGAAAATTTTCTAACATTGCCGAACGTTCAGGACGAGCCCAGGATAAGGAAGATGGGGGAGGGCTTGAGACATTAAGGCGTGAAGGGTATATGTGA
- a CDS encoding DUF1579 domain-containing protein, producing the protein MAFILKKFRKKEKKMKMDPSQPAQESKGISENHWIMGGRFLSQSAKGESMGQPFEGMGITGYDNVRGEYTSIWIDNMGTGIENATAQYDPATKTFSEKGSCSSPITGDKDKHFRAEWKIVDKDHYTYEMYTSGPDGKEFKNIEISYTRA; encoded by the coding sequence ATGGCCTTTATTTTAAAAAAATTCCGTAAAAAGGAGAAGAAGATGAAGATGGATCCAAGTCAGCCTGCACAGGAATCCAAAGGCATCAGTGAAAATCATTGGATCATGGGCGGCCGATTTCTCTCTCAATCAGCCAAGGGAGAGTCGATGGGCCAGCCTTTTGAAGGGATGGGCATTACAGGTTATGACAATGTTCGTGGGGAATATACGTCTATCTGGATTGACAATATGGGTACAGGCATTGAGAATGCCACGGCTCAGTATGATCCAGCAACGAAGACATTCTCTGAAAAAGGTTCTTGCTCTAGCCCCATAACAGGGGATAAGGATAAACATTTTCGTGCTGAGTGGAAGATTGTGGACAAGGATCATTATACTTACGAGATGTATACGAGCGGTCCTGACGGTAAAGAATTCAAAAATATAGAAATTAGCTATACGCGGGCTTAG
- a CDS encoding nucleotidyl transferase AbiEii/AbiGii toxin family protein has product MEKIKKWVQALCVRPIPASEQEIVNQVREYLQILILKIIYQSKFGHFLSFMGGTSLRICYDLKRYSEDLDFCLDEPSKVYDFSEMIYCIQRELSLLGFSVSTNVHQDKTVQKAFVRIADIGEILRLKTFRKNQKLHIKVEVDIRPIPLEKGERESFFVNRFQEIFPILKHNLPTLFAGKILAILQRPYERGRDYYDLIWYLGRKTPVNLDYLNRGRSEKPFTSWSEVLKILEEKIKTVKPRTLLKDLQPFLEDPSEEQWILKYQDLFEQLRQ; this is encoded by the coding sequence ATGGAAAAGATTAAAAAATGGGTTCAGGCACTTTGCGTTCGACCTATTCCTGCGTCAGAGCAAGAAATCGTGAATCAAGTACGTGAATACCTCCAAATTCTCATTCTTAAAATCATCTATCAATCCAAATTTGGGCATTTTTTATCTTTCATGGGCGGAACATCCCTAAGAATTTGTTACGATTTAAAGCGTTACTCTGAGGACTTAGATTTTTGCCTCGATGAACCTTCCAAGGTCTACGACTTTTCCGAGATGATTTACTGCATTCAACGGGAGTTAAGTCTTTTAGGTTTTTCGGTCAGCACCAATGTACATCAAGACAAAACTGTTCAAAAGGCCTTCGTAAGAATTGCAGATATCGGAGAAATCCTAAGACTCAAAACATTTCGAAAAAATCAGAAGCTTCACATTAAAGTAGAGGTAGATATTCGCCCTATTCCTCTGGAAAAAGGGGAACGAGAAAGTTTCTTTGTGAATCGCTTTCAAGAAATCTTTCCCATTCTTAAGCACAATCTTCCAACCCTTTTTGCCGGAAAGATCCTTGCGATTTTACAGAGACCCTATGAGCGCGGCAGGGATTATTATGATCTCATCTGGTATTTAGGCCGTAAAACACCTGTGAACCTTGACTACCTGAATCGGGGAAGGAGCGAAAAACCCTTCACATCATGGTCAGAAGTTCTTAAAATTTTGGAAGAAAAAATAAAGACGGTTAAACCCCGCACCCTTCTTAAAGATCTCCAACCTTTCCTGGAAGATCCAAGTGAAGAACAGTGGATCTTAAAATATCAAGATCTTTTTGAGCAATTGCGTCAATGA